CGGATGAAAATCATCCTGCGCGAACGCCGCGAAATCATCCTGAGTGAAATAGGACGAGCGGATCTTCCCGCCGATATTGACGGTATTCTTGTTACCGCCATCGAGAACGTTATAAAAATTATTCCGCGAATTGTAGGTATCGTGGATATAGTACCCGCCGATATCCACCGTATTGTCGGTGAAATCCTTGGTGATCCACAATTTGTCGCCAAAAATATTGGTATGCGGATCGTTGTATTCGCTCACCTGCGGACCGGTATTGTACAAATCGTTCAGCCGTGAGTGAACCCGGGTGATGTTTTCATACCAGGTCAGATTATGCAGCGTCGTGGTATCGTCGAGCGCCACATTCTCCTTGGCAAACACCAGCCACATCGCGTTGGTGTCGAATTTTTCGTAGGTATTGAACGGCAGCGCGCTATCATACCCCGAACTCTGCTGACTATACAGCGTCGATCCCGCCACGCCGGGATTGCCGGTCACCGTCACCCCCGCGATCGGCGAGACCGGGATCACCGGCACCCGATACCCCGCGCTCCGCGCAAAATACCCGCCGAACTGGATGTTCCCCAGGGCAATCGCACTTCAGAATAGTTGTAGGAGGCTGGTGAGGTAGGCATCATCCCATCCGGCCCGTTTGAATTTGCCGCGCAGGGAGCCCCTGGTGGCGTTCTCTTTTTGCATGACGTTCAGGGCCATATGTCGCAGGACTGCGAGATTATTTGGGCTATTGCCCAATCTGCTTCGATCCTGATCCTCGTTCATGACGACATCGAGCCTCCAATGGAGCCGGTTTTCAATGCCCCAATGTGACCGGACAACCTCATTGAAGCGTTCGCTGGAGAGCACAGTGCTGAGCAGGTAGTAGGCGGTCTCAGTCGTGGTTTTGGTGGAGGTTTCGCGCATACGGACAATTTTGCCGATGGCGGCAAGACCCGGCCATCGGTGTCCCTCCTGCAACCAGGCGATATCGTCTGAAACGGTTGCGGTGCGGGTCTCGATACGACCATGATCAGCATCGACTGTGCGCGTCGTATTGGTTTCGTCGCACGGCACGCCGTTGAGAAACATGGAGACATCACCATGCAAGTTGCCTTGGTTCCCCTTCAGCGCGAGAACGTAATCACCTCCTTGATCGACGATTTGTTGCGCGATCGCACGCTGGCAGTTCAACGCATCGGTTGTCACGATCGTGCCTTTCAATGATAGCAACTTCAACAGTTTCGGCACTGCGGTGATTTCATTGGATTTGACGTCTGTGGCGATCTGCGCCAGCACGAGACGCTGTTCGCAACCCCAAGCGCTGACCATATGCAACGCCGATTTGCCGCGGGCATGATCGAAAGATCGACGAAGGACTTTCCCATCGATCGCCACAACACCCTCGATCGTCTTGGAAAATCGAGCCATGAACCGCTGAAACGCAGCGCTGAACTGCTCCGGATCGATCTGACGAAATAGCCGGCTGAACGTGTCATGGCTGGGTAGTCCGTTCTCAAGCTTCAGAAACCCCCGCAGAAACGACTCTTTCGCGCGGGCAAACAGCGCCATGTCGACAGCGCATTGGCCACCGCACAGAACCGTGCACAAGGCTATCATCAAAAGCTCATGGAAGTTGTGCAAAGCGGCATTACTGGTCCGCGGATCTTCCAAACCCTGCCAGCACGCAGCAAATTCCTCCAACGTGTCCTCCCCTGAAGTGTTTCACACGCCGTCGGTAGAATCGCTCCCGCTCAGTCACGCAAGCCCCCCTTATTCTGAAAATTTCAAGTGCGATTCCCCTGGGATGTTCCCGCCGTTGAAGTGCTTCACGCTCTTGAGGTAGATCGAGTAATTCTCGGTTGGGCTCTGAAACCCATCCGGCGCGGTCCTGAAACTGTTGCCGTTTCCAGCACCGCCCGCCAGCACGGTGGACCAGCCATCGTAAACCCCGGTGCGCAGATCGAATTCGATATTCTTCTGCCCGTAGCTGCCATAAGTCAGCGTCACATCACCGCCCGGCGTCGCGGTTGGCTGCACCGGCGTATACTCCACGCCCCCGCCGATATTGTTGTACCACCGATCCGCCGGGTTGCCCGGCCCATAGGTCACTGCGGTATCCTGGATCATCCCCGATTGCGGAATGGTGTTCGACTGCCACAGATTGGTCGAGGGATCGACCACCGGAATCCCGTCGAGCGTCACCGCGATCGAGCCGGTCCCGGTGAACCCGCCATACCCGCCCCAGCCCTGCTGCACGCCATCGAGCGTGATGGTGTATTTGGTCGAACCGCTATTGCCATAGCCGGTTACCGAAACCCCCGGCGAGTACGAAAGCACCTGCGCCGCCCCGGCCACCGGCCCGGCAGCGTCCATGATCTGGCGGTTGAGCACGCGGGTGGTGGTGCCGGAATGAAACAGTTTCCTGTGGGTCGGCGCAGTGGTCGCCCCCGCCAGCGTGGCTGTCCCCGCCGCGCTGACTGTCCCCGCATTCACCGCGCCAGCATTGAGCGCCTGGGCCCGTGCCGCAACCGGTGCCAGAGCGGTGCCCGACAACAGCAGGACGGCAAAAGCCGTGCGTTTTCCATGTGTTTTCGCGGGCGCATGATGTGCCACGTCGTTCTCCTTCGGTGTGCCTCAAACCGCCTGTTACGGTTCGTTTCTCGCCGCGCTCAAACCAGATGAACAAAGGGCAAGCAATCGCTCAGCCGGCCAAACCGGCTGGTTTCACCGAAGCTTCAATAAACCGTCGCGCAACTGTCATGATCGGCCCCGCCGCCGCGCCGGCCTTGAGACCACGCCCCTCCGACCCGACATGAGGCCCGACGTCACCTCACCGATCACACGGAGCCAGAATGCAATATCGTCAACTCGGCCGGTCCGGCCTGAAAATCTCGGCCCTCACCCTCGGCACCATGACAATGGGTGGCAAGGGCGCGTTCGAGAAAGTCGGCAATGTCGGCCTCGACGAAGCCAGACGCCAGATCGACATGTGCCTCGATGCCGGGGTCAACCTGATCGACACCGCCGACATCTACTCGACCGGCGGCTCGGAGGAGATCATCGGCGAAGCGCTGGGCGGCGTGCGCAAATCCGGCGTCCTGCTCGCCACCAAAGTCCGATTCCCGATGGGCAAAGGCCCCAACGACGCCGGCCTCTCCCGCCATCACATCATCGAAGCCTGCAACGCCAGCCTCAAACGCCTGCGCACCGACCATATCGACCTCTATCAGGTCCACCAGTGGGACGGGATCACCCCGCTTGAGGAAACCCTCGAAGCGCTCAACACCCTGATCAGCCACGGCAAGGTGCGCTACATCGGTTGCTCGAATTATTCGGCGTGGCACATCATGAAAGCCCTCGCCCTCAGCGATGCCGCCCACCGCCAGCGCTTCGTCAGCCAGCAGATCCACTACACGCTCGAAGCCCGCGAAGCCGAAAACGAGCTGCTGCCCCTCGCGCACGATCAGGGGCTCGGCGTGCTGGTCTGGAGCCCGCTCGCCGGTGGCCTGCTCTCCGGCAAGCACCGCCGCAACCAGAAAGCACCCGAAGGCACCCGCCAGCTCGCCGGCTGGAAGGAACCGCCGATCCACAACGAAGCGAAACTCTGGGACATCATCGACGTTCTGGTGAAAATCGCCGACGCTCGTGGCGTCTCCGGTGCGCAGATCGCCCTCGCCTGGCTGCTCGCGCGCCCCACCGTCACCTCGGTCATCATCGGCGCGCGCAACGAAACCCAACTTGCCGACAATCTCAAAGCCGCCAACCTCACCCTCACCGGGGAGGAAACCGCCGCGCTCGACAAAGTCAGCCAGCAGCCCCTGCAATACCCGTACTGGCATCAGGCCCAGACCGCGAACGACCGCCTCGGCGCCGCCGATCTCCTGCGCCTCGGCCCGCACCTCTGACCATGCCCGCCTCTGCGGTCTCGGCCCCCTCGGTCGAGACCGCGATCCCCGCACGGCTCGACCGTCTGCCCTGGTCCCGCTTTCATTGGCTGGTGGTCAGCGCCCTGGGTGTCACGTGGATTCTCGACGGTCTCGAAGTCACCATGGTCGGCTCGCTATCGGGTGCCATCGCCCGCGCGCCGGACATGCACCTCACCAGCGCCGATGTCGGCGCCCTCGGCTCGGCCTATGTCGCGGGCGCGGTGCTCGGCGCGCTGTTCTTCGGCTGGCTGACCGACCGGCTGGGCCGCAAGCGCCTGTTCACCATCACCCTGCTGGTCTACCTGCTGGCCACCATCGCCTCCGGCCTCGCGTGGAACTTCACGTCTCTGCTCGCCTTCCGCTTCATCACCGGCACCGGCATCGGCGGGGAATATGCCGCGATCAACGCGACCATCCAGGAACTCGTCCCCGCCCGCCGCCGTGGCTTCACCGATCTCGTGATCAACGGCAGCTACTGGATCGGCGCGGCCCTCGGCGCGCTCGGCGCGGTTGCGGCACTCGATCCCGCGATCGTCCCGGTCGCCTATGGCTGGCGCGCCGCCTTCATCATCGGCGGCCTCATCGCCTTCATCGCTTTGCTGCTCCGCCGCTTCATCCCCGAGAGCCCGCGCTGGCTGATGACCCATGGGCAACCCGCCGAAGCCGAACGCATCGTTGCCGATATCGAGGCCCGGGTCGGCGCGGCACCCCCCGCCACCCCGCTGAAAACCATCCGCCTGCGCACGGACATCAAATCATGGTTCGCGATCGGCCTGCACACCCTGTTCACCCGCTACCGCCAGCGAGCGGTGCTCGGCATCACCCTGATGACGGCGCAGGCCTTCTGCTACAACGCGATCTTCTTCACCTACGCCCTGGTGCTGACCAAATTCTACCACGTACCCAACGGCAAGGTCGGCCTCTATATTCTCCCCTTCGCGCTGGGCAATTTCGCCGGCCCCCTCATCCTCGGCCGTTTCTTCGACACGATCGGCCGGCGCATCATGATCACCTTCACCTACGCCGCCGCCGGGCTGCTCATGGCAATCACCGGCTTGCTGTTCGCCCACGGTATCCTCTCCGCCGCCAGCCAGACCGCCGCCTGGACCATCATTTTTTTCTTTGCCTCGGCAGCGGCAAGTTCGGCCTACCTCACGGTCAGCGAGAGTTTCCCGCTCGAAATCCGCGCCATCGCCATCGCCCTGTTCTACGCCTTCGGCACCGCGCTCGGCGGCATCATCGGCCCGATCCTGTTCGGCGCCCTGATCGGCAGCGGCAACCGTGCCAACGTCATGGACGGCTACCTCCTCGGCAGCGCCCTGATGCTGATCGCCGCACTCACCGAAGCTGCCATCGGTCCCGATTCCGCCGGAAAATCCCTCGAAGACGTCGCAAAGCCCTTATCGGAAATTGCTGATTAAGTACGGGCGTGCCAAGTGAACACCAATAACCCACCGGTCAGAATGCCCAAACGCTGCCCTCGGCAGAACGCCCGTTCGGATACCTGATCCCGTTCCACCCTTGTCCTGCGTCCCTGCGGCTGATAGGGCGCGCGCAGTGTTCACGAGGATGACGACGATGGCAGACAAGAGCGTGAAAAAGATCGTGCTGGCCTATTCCGGCGGGCTGGACACCAGCGTGATTCTCCGCTGGCTGCAAACCAGCTATCAGGCCGAAGTGGTCACCTTCACCGCCGATCTCGGCCAGGGCGAGGAACTCGAACCCGCCCGCCGCAAGGCCGAAATGTTCGGCGTCAAGGAAATCTTCGTGGAAGATCTTCGCGAAACCTTCACCCGCGATTTCGTCTTCCCGATGTTCCGCGCCAACGCCCTCTACGAAGGCCAGTATCTCCTCGGCACCTCGATCGCCCGCCCCCTGATCGCCCAGCGCCAGATCGAAATCGCCGAAGCGGTCGGCGCCGATGCCGTCGCCCATGGCGCGACCGGCAAGGGCAACGATCAGGTTCGCTTCGAACTCGCCTATTACGCCCTCAAACCCGATGTCCGGGTGATCGCGCCGTGGCGCGAATGGGACCTCACCAGCCGCACCCGACTGCTCGAATTCGCCGAAGCCAACCAGATCCCGATCTCGAAGGACAAACGCGGCGAAGCCCCGTTCTCGGTCGACGCCAACCTCCTGCACTCATCCTCGGAAGGCAAACTCCTCGAAGACCCCGCGCAGGAACCCGACGAAATCGTCTACCAGCGCACCATCAGCCCCGAAGCCGCACCCGATGTCGCCACCATCATCTCGATCGGTTTCGCCAAGGGCGATGCGGTCTCCCTCAACGGCGAAGCCATCTCGCCCGCAACCCTGCTCACCCGCCTCAACGCGCTGGGACGCGATAACGGCATCGGCCGGCTCGATCTGGTCGAAAACCGCTTCGTCGGCATGAAATCACGCGGCGTCTATGAAACCCCCGGCGGTACCATCCTGCTCGCCGCCCACCGCGCAATCGAGAGCATCACCCTCGACCGTGAAGCCGCCCATCTCAAGGACAGCATCATGCCCCGCTATGCGGAGCTGATCTACAACGGCTTCTGGTTCAGCCCGGAACGCCACATGCTCCAGGCCCTGATCGATACCAGCCAGCATTCGGTCACCGGCACGGTGCGGCTGAAACTCTACAAAGGCAACGTCATCGTCATCGGCCGCGAAAGCCCGAACTCGCTCTACTCGGCCCGCATGGTCACTTTCGAGGACGATCAGGGTGCCTACAACCAGCAGGACGCCGCCGGCTTCATCAAACTCAACGCCCTTCGCCTCCGCCTCGGCGCCGCGGTGGGACGCCGAGGGGGCGCGCTCTGAACCTCAGGCCGCCTGTGCCCGCTTCGCCTTGAGCGCTGCGACCACCGCCTGCGCCAGTGGTTCGGATGATTTCGGATTCTGCCCGGTCAGCAGCGTGCCGTCCTCCATGATGTGCGGCGCGAAATCCGGCCCGACCGAAACCTGCGCGCCCGCCTCGCGCAGCGTCGCTTCGAGCAGAAACGGCACCTTGTCATCGAGATGCACCGCCGCTTCCTCGCTATCGGTGAAGCAGGTGATCGACCGCCCCTTGATCAGCGGCGATCCATCGATCCGGTGCACCCCTAAAAACGCCGCCGGCCCGTGGCACACCGAAGCGACGATCCGCCCATCGTCCAGCATCGCGACGATCGCCGCCGCCAGCGCCGGATTATTGGGAAAATCCCACATCGTGCCGTGCCCGCCGGGCAGGAACAGCGCATCGTAATCGGTCACGGTCAGCTCATCGACCGGCTTGCTGTGATGTGCGGCCTCCAGCGCCGCCTCGTCCTCGTGAAACCGCTGGACCGAAGCGGGCAGGGGGGTCTCGGCGAGGCTCCGCCCGTCGATCGGAATTTCACCGCCCCGCACCGAGGCCAGCGTCACCGCGCATCCGGCATCGATGAACGCATAATAGGGCGTCGCCAGCTCCTCGAACCACACGCCGGTGCGATCATCCGAACCGGGAATCCGGGTATGCGACGTGGTCACGATCAGAATATGCGTCATGAAACTCTCCTCATTATCTCCCCGGCAGGTAGGATGCCCCCACCCCGATTACGAGCGGCGCGACGACCGCTGGCTTGCCCCTGCCGCCAAAACCCCGGAATGTGATCGCATGAACAGGATCACCCCCTCGATTGCCGCCCTCGGCCTCGCCCTGCTCGCCGCGTCACCCGGCATCGCCTCGGCCCAATCGGCACCGACCCAATCGGCACAGGCCCATCCGCTCTCGCCCAAAACCCGCGCCACCCTGGCGCAGGACGCCAAACGTCTGCTCGCCACGCCCGGCGTCCAGCGCGTCGGCTTCTACGGCTTCATCGTCGATCGCGCGGGTCACGTCCTGAGCGAATGGGTCGTCCGGTCCTCAGGCTCCGCCTCGCTCGATCACATGGCCCTCGCCACCATCGGCAAAGCCATGCTGAAACGCCTCCCGGCCCATTCGCCGCCGACCATGCAGTTCATCATCCCGATCGCCTTCCACAAAAACGGCACCACCTCCACAGGCGCGCCCGCCGCACCGCCTTCGTGAGATCGCGGCTAAATTGCCATCTTTCGACCCTTTGTTAGCCATTGTTCGTTTCTATATCCACGATGTTCCAACGGAGGATGACCATGAACCCCACAATCCCAGCACGAAGCTGGCGCCGCGCCGGTCTTGCCGGCGCGATCCTGGCGACGGCACTGGCTCTGGCCGGATGTACCAACCCCTACAGCCCCGGGCAGCGTGCCCTCGGCGGCGGCGCGATCGGCGCCGGTACCGGTGCCGTGATCGGCGCGGCAACCGGCGGCAGCCCGGCAGCCGGCGCGTTGATCGGCGGCGCGGTCGGTGCCTTGGGCGGTGCCCTCACCACGCCGCAGGCACCGCGGCCGCGCTACTACAATAATGGCGGCTATAATGGTGGCTACGGCGGTCCCCCGCCCGGCTACAACCGTCCGCCCCCGCCGCCGCCACCGCCGCAGGGCTATTACAATAACGGCCCCGGTTACTGAGCACCAACGTTATCAATCGTAAAACCGGGCCGCGACATCACATCGCGGCCCGGTCCTGCATCCCGATAATCCGGCTTAGTGATAACCCGGCCCAGGCGGCGGGCCACCGGGTCCCGGTCCATGACCATAGCCACCCGGCCCTCCGCCGTAACCGCCGGGACCGCCACGATACCCACCAGGCCCGGGATGGCCATAGCCCCCGCGCCCATAGCCATAGCCGCACGCATTCATCCCGAACGGTCCGCAGGCGCATCCCGCCAGCGATCCCGCCGCCAGCACCAGCGCCAACGCACCGAATACCCGCGACTTCAATGTTTTCGACATGGAACCCTCCTCGAAGTGACCTTGCCTACGTGGTCATGTCGCGGGCATGATCACAGGGTCACGACATTTCAATTCCCTCATCCGGCTTCGGCTGGGCCCCCAGCGGAGACCATCACGACCATGGATCAGACGTCGCCCGCCGATCAATTCGCCGAACCGGACAAGTTTCTCTGGCTCGAAGACATCGAAGGAGAGGACGCCATCGCCTGGGTCGAAGCCCAGAACCGCGCAACCATCGCCCGCCTGTGCGACCCTGACTTCACCCACGACAAGGACATCCTCACCGCCCAGTTCGAATCCGACGCGCGGATTCCCGCCATCGTCCAGCGCGGCCCCCACGTCTATAATTTCTGGACCGACGCCGCCCACCCGCGCGGCATCTGGCGGCGCACCACCCTCGACGATTACCGCAGCGACGCGCCGCACTGGGACATCCTGCTCGATCTTGATGCGCTCTGCGCCAGCGAAGGCGAAAGCTGGGTCTGGCACGGCGCCCAGACCCTCCGCCCCGCTCATGCCCGCGCCCTGATCACCCTCTCGCCCGGCGGGTCCGATGCCGGCGTCGTCCGCGAGTTCGACATGATCACGCGCAGCTTCGTGCCGGATGGCTTCACCGTCCCGCGCGCGAAAACCGCGATCGCCTGGCTCGATGCCGATACCGTGCTGCTGACCTCGGCTTACGGCGATGACGTCACCACATCAGGCTACGCCCGTACCGTGCGCCAATGGCGGCGCGGCACGCCGATCGCCGACGCTCCGGTGATTTTCGAAGTCGCGGCGAACGACATGGCCTCCGCAGCAGCGATCAGCCACGACCCCGCGCATCGCTTTGTCCTCCTC
This sequence is a window from Acidiphilium acidophilum. Protein-coding genes within it:
- a CDS encoding energy transducer TonB, whose protein sequence is MKLSSLSPRQVGCPHPDYERRDDRWLAPAAKTPECDRMNRITPSIAALGLALLAASPGIASAQSAPTQSAQAHPLSPKTRATLAQDAKRLLATPGVQRVGFYGFIVDRAGHVLSEWVVRSSGSASLDHMALATIGKAMLKRLPAHSPPTMQFIIPIAFHKNGTTSTGAPAAPPS
- a CDS encoding TonB-dependent receptor plug domain-containing protein, whose translation is MAHHAPAKTHGKRTAFAVLLLSGTALAPVAARAQALNAGAVNAGTVSAAGTATLAGATTAPTHRKLFHSGTTTRVLNRQIMDAAGPVAGAAQVLSYSPGVSVTGYGNSGSTKYTITLDGVQQGWGGYGGFTGTGSIAVTLDGIPVVDPSTNLWQSNTIPQSGMIQDTAVTYGPGNPADRWYNNIGGGVEYTPVQPTATPGGDVTLTYGSYGQKNIEFDLRTGVYDGWSTVLAGGAGNGNSFRTAPDGFQSPTENYSIYLKSVKHFNGGNIPGESHLKFSE
- a CDS encoding MFS transporter — protein: MPASAVSAPSVETAIPARLDRLPWSRFHWLVVSALGVTWILDGLEVTMVGSLSGAIARAPDMHLTSADVGALGSAYVAGAVLGALFFGWLTDRLGRKRLFTITLLVYLLATIASGLAWNFTSLLAFRFITGTGIGGEYAAINATIQELVPARRRGFTDLVINGSYWIGAALGALGAVAALDPAIVPVAYGWRAAFIIGGLIAFIALLLRRFIPESPRWLMTHGQPAEAERIVADIEARVGAAPPATPLKTIRLRTDIKSWFAIGLHTLFTRYRQRAVLGITLMTAQAFCYNAIFFTYALVLTKFYHVPNGKVGLYILPFALGNFAGPLILGRFFDTIGRRIMITFTYAAAGLLMAITGLLFAHGILSAASQTAAWTIIFFFASAAASSAYLTVSESFPLEIRAIAIALFYAFGTALGGIIGPILFGALIGSGNRANVMDGYLLGSALMLIAALTEAAIGPDSAGKSLEDVAKPLSEIAD
- a CDS encoding aldo/keto reductase, translated to MQYRQLGRSGLKISALTLGTMTMGGKGAFEKVGNVGLDEARRQIDMCLDAGVNLIDTADIYSTGGSEEIIGEALGGVRKSGVLLATKVRFPMGKGPNDAGLSRHHIIEACNASLKRLRTDHIDLYQVHQWDGITPLEETLEALNTLISHGKVRYIGCSNYSAWHIMKALALSDAAHRQRFVSQQIHYTLEAREAENELLPLAHDQGLGVLVWSPLAGGLLSGKHRRNQKAPEGTRQLAGWKEPPIHNEAKLWDIIDVLVKIADARGVSGAQIALAWLLARPTVTSVIIGARNETQLADNLKAANLTLTGEETAALDKVSQQPLQYPYWHQAQTANDRLGAADLLRLGPHL
- a CDS encoding argininosuccinate synthase translates to MADKSVKKIVLAYSGGLDTSVILRWLQTSYQAEVVTFTADLGQGEELEPARRKAEMFGVKEIFVEDLRETFTRDFVFPMFRANALYEGQYLLGTSIARPLIAQRQIEIAEAVGADAVAHGATGKGNDQVRFELAYYALKPDVRVIAPWREWDLTSRTRLLEFAEANQIPISKDKRGEAPFSVDANLLHSSSEGKLLEDPAQEPDEIVYQRTISPEAAPDVATIISIGFAKGDAVSLNGEAISPATLLTRLNALGRDNGIGRLDLVENRFVGMKSRGVYETPGGTILLAAHRAIESITLDREAAHLKDSIMPRYAELIYNGFWFSPERHMLQALIDTSQHSVTGTVRLKLYKGNVIVIGRESPNSLYSARMVTFEDDQGAYNQQDAAGFIKLNALRLRLGAAVGRRGGAL
- a CDS encoding YMGG-like glycine zipper-containing protein yields the protein MNPTIPARSWRRAGLAGAILATALALAGCTNPYSPGQRALGGGAIGAGTGAVIGAATGGSPAAGALIGGAVGALGGALTTPQAPRPRYYNNGGYNGGYGGPPPGYNRPPPPPPPPQGYYNNGPGY
- a CDS encoding ISAs1 family transposase; the protein is MEEFAACWQGLEDPRTSNAALHNFHELLMIALCTVLCGGQCAVDMALFARAKESFLRGFLKLENGLPSHDTFSRLFRQIDPEQFSAAFQRFMARFSKTIEGVVAIDGKVLRRSFDHARGKSALHMVSAWGCEQRLVLAQIATDVKSNEITAVPKLLKLLSLKGTIVTTDALNCQRAIAQQIVDQGGDYVLALKGNQGNLHGDVSMFLNGVPCDETNTTRTVDADHGRIETRTATVSDDIAWLQEGHRWPGLAAIGKIVRMRETSTKTTTETAYYLLSTVLSSERFNEVVRSHWGIENRLHWRLDVVMNEDQDRSRLGNSPNNLAVLRHMALNVMQKENATRGSLRGKFKRAGWDDAYLTSLLQLF
- a CDS encoding type 1 glutamine amidotransferase domain-containing protein, which produces MTHILIVTTSHTRIPGSDDRTGVWFEELATPYYAFIDAGCAVTLASVRGGEIPIDGRSLAETPLPASVQRFHEDEAALEAAHHSKPVDELTVTDYDALFLPGGHGTMWDFPNNPALAAAIVAMLDDGRIVASVCHGPAAFLGVHRIDGSPLIKGRSITCFTDSEEAAVHLDDKVPFLLEATLREAGAQVSVGPDFAPHIMEDGTLLTGQNPKSSEPLAQAVVAALKAKRAQAA